CACTGTTATGCTGCCGTATCTAGCGGAGTGCCTATCCAAACAATCGCAACTTCAGGCAGTCACTTTAGAGCAGGATTGTATTACTGGCAACGTCAAGCCGACAGAACAATTATTTTCAGAAGAAGAGCGCAGCAAGCAACCTTCTGTTTTCACGATCGTTCGCAATATTCTACATACCTTTTACAGTACTGAAGATGAACATCTGGGGCTATACGGTGCATTTGGTTATGACTTAGTTTTCCAGTTTGAGTCAATGCCAAAGGTTCACCAACGTCCTATCGATCAGCGGGATTTAGTGCTGTATCTGCCTGATGAACTGGTGATCGTTGACTATTATGTGCAACGCGCCTTTCGTTTCCAGTATGAATTTGAGACAGAGCATGGCAGCACCAGAGAGCTACCTCGTACAGGCGAATATATTAATTACCAAGGTAAGTGTTCTACACCGACTCAACCATCAGATCATACATCTGGTGAGTATGCAGAGCTAGTTCGAAAAGCGCTTAGTTACTTCCGCCGAGGCGATTTATTTGAGGTTGTTCCTAGTCAAACTTTTTTTGAAGCATGTGCCGAACCCCCAGCCAAGCTGTTTCAAATGCTACAGCAGCTCAATCCAAGTCCCTATGGGTTCATCTTTAATTTTGGTGGAGAGTATCTGATTGGTGCATCTCCAGAGATGTTTGTGCGAGTTGAAGGCAGGCGGGTTGAGACATGCCCGATTAGCGGAACAATTGGTCGTGGGCAGGATGCGATTGAGGATGCCGATCAAATTCGTCAACTGCTTAACTCCCGTAAGGATGAAGCTGAACTGACGATGTGTACTGATGTCGATCGCAATGACAAGTCACGGATCTGTGAGCCTGGATCGGTCCAAGTAATCGGTCGTCGCCAAATTGAGTTGTATAGTCACTTAATCCATACAGTGGATCACGTCGAAGGCTTACTCCGGTCTGAGTTTGATGCTTTAGATGCATTTCTCAGCCATACTTGGGCAGTAACCGTTACAGGCGCACCCAAACGGGCAGCAATGCAGTTTATCGAACAGCACGAGCATAGCGCCCGTCGTTGGTATGGTGGAGCAGCGGGACGCTTAACCTTTAACGGCAACCTGAACACCGGCTTGATTTTGCGGACTATCCGGTTGAAAGACTCAATTGCAGAAGTTCGAGTCGGGGCTACTGTCCTTTATGACTCTGTGCCAGAAGCAGAAGAACGGGAGACGCTAACTAAAGCAGCAGCCCTATTTCAAACAATTCACCATGCTAAGCAGACAAGTTCTACAACTTTGTCGAACAACTCAGGACTAGGCGATCGCGTCGATGACTCCAACATCAGAAAGCATGTCTTACTAATTGACTATGAAGACTCCTTCGTCCACACGCTTGCTAACTACATCCGCCAGACTGGTGCCACAGTTACAACACTCAGGCATGGCTTCTCTGAAGCGGTGTTTGATACTGAATGCCCAGACTTAGTTGTCTTATCTCCTGGTCCTGGTAGACCCAGTGATTTCCACGTCCCAGAAACAGTCGCAGCTTGCATCCGTAGACAAATCCCAATTTTCGGAGTTTGCCTCGGATTACAAGGCATCGTTGAAGCTTTCAAAGGTGAATTAGGAATTCTTAGTTATCCCCAGCATGGGAAACCATCTCGGGTTTTTGTCACAGATCCAGAGTCAACCCTGTTCCAGGGTTTACCCCAATCTTTTGAAGTCGGTAGATACCACTCATTGTTTGCTCTACCCGATCGCCTGCCCCCAGAACTGAAGGTGACAGCGATTTCCCATGATGACGTAATTATGGGCATCGAGCATCAGACACTCCCCATCGCCGCAGTTCAGTTTCACCCAGAATCGATCATGACCCTTGCAGGTGCAGTCGGTCTGGCAATCATTAAGAATGTGCTGCGTACATATGCTAAAGCTAGCAACTCCGCACAGCAACTGCCAGCTCAGAAGGATACTAGTAGTTCCAATACAGATTTTTCGGATCTCCTATTTACTAAGTAGAGCAAGCAGCAATCAATTTCTTGTTAGTTACCCCTGACGCCTATTTAGTATGCAGCTCCGTCGCCGTCCGCCAACCTCTTCCCTTGCAGCCATTGCATTAAATTACCAAGGTGCTGCTACTGGCGATCGCCCGCGCCATATTCTCGAAGAAATTGTCTGGCACAAGGAACAAGAAGTCGCGCAAATGTGGGAGCAAATGCCTTTGGCAGATCTGCAACACCAAGTGAACAATGCATCTTCACCGCGAAATTTCCTGGTTGCCCTACAGCAGAGTCCTATCCGTCCTAGCTTGATCGCAGAAGTCAAGAAAGCATCACCCAGTAAAGGGGTAATCCGGGCTGACTTCGATCCGGTCAAAATTGCCCAAGCGTATGAGCGAGGCGGAGCAGCTTGTCTATCAGTGCTGACCGATCAGAAATTCTTTCAAGGCAGTTTTGATAATCTGCGTGCTATTCGGCAAAACGTGTCGCTACCGCTATTGTGCAAGGAGTTCATCATAGATCCCTACCAGATCTATCTAGCACGGGCAACTGGGGCAGATGCTGTACTGCTAATTGCAGCCATCCTGTCGAACAAAGACCTCCAGCAGTTTTTACAAATTATCCATAGTTTGGGCATGAACGCTCTAGTTGAGGTACACACTCTGGCAGAACTCGACCGGGTACTGGCACTTTCAGATGTGCGCTTGGTAGGAATTAATAACCGCAATCTGGAGAACTTTACGGTAAATCTAGGCACCACACAGCAACTCATGGCAAAGCGGCGCGAACAGTTGCATCGCTTGAATATAACAGTCGTGAGTGAGTCCGGTGTGCATACACCTGCTGAGTTAGCTCTTGTAGCTGAAGCTGGCGCTGATGCTGTCCTAGTCGGTGAGTCTTTAGTCAAACAACCCGATCTAGAGCAGGCTGTGCTTAGTCTCAGGCTGAATGATGAATGCTGAATGTTGGACATAACTGCTTTCACAATTCATCATCCATAATTCATACTTCATACTTTACACTTCATACTTCATCCTTTCGATGACCGCTATCTCCCATTGCTTTAAATCTCTACGCGATCGCCGCCAGTGTGCTCTGATTCCATTTATCACAGCTGGCGATCCTGATTTGGAAACAACAGCAGCAGCATTACAGGTGCTAGATCGTCATGGTGCTGATTTGATTGAATTAGGTGTTCCCTACTCAGATCCACTAGCAGATGGACCTGTGATTCAAGCAGCAGCAACTCGCGCTCTCCAGAAGGGAACTCGCTTGGAGTCAGTGCTAGAAATGTTACAGGCTGTCAGCCCCAGCTTGCAAGCCCCTGTAATCTTATTCACTTACTACAACCCAATTTTGTACCGGGGGATTGAGCAGTTTTTCAAGCAAATTGCCAGTGCTGGGGTACGAGGATTAGTGGTACCCGATTTGCCACTAGAAGAAGCAGATGAGCTCATTCAAGCTGCCGCTGCTTGGGGAATTGAGGTGATTTTGCTGGTTGCTCCTACCAGTTCCAAAGAACGAATTGAGGCGATCGCTCGTCAGTCTCAAGGATTTATTTACCTGGTAAGTGTAACTGGTGTAACGGGCATGCGCTCTCAACTGCAACTACGCGTTAAAGATTTACTAATAGATCTGCGTAACATTACAGATAAACCAATCGGCATTGGTTTTGGTATTTCTGGATCGGAACAAGCCCATCAGGCAAGAGATTGGGGTGCTGATGCTGTCATTGTTGGCAGTGCTTTTGTCAAACGTCTGGCAGATGGTACGTCCACTCAAGGACTGCAAGCGGTTGAGGCACTCTGCCGCGATTTGAAAGCAGCGATTACACAGAAGGGGTCAGGGGTCAGGGGTCAGGGGTTTTAAAGCTCACACCATGATGGAGTAAAGAGAAAGAAATAAAAGTTCGACGTAAAGCGTGAATGTAGAATTCGGACTTATATCAAATCCGCTTAAATGACTGTAAAATCTCGCCCTCACCCCTTGCCCCTCTCCCAAGCTTGGGAGAGGGGTGCCGGAGGCGGGGTGAGGGCTGCCAAATCATGAGCAATCAACCGGATTCGATATTATTTCAATCCTACTTCTTTTAAAGGGTGGTTCCCTAGCGCCTGACCTCATCCCTACATCAAGAAAATACCTGAACTTAGAGGAGAATTTTCACCAGTGCTAAGCCAAAAGGATATCTATCATCCAACACCAACTGCTACAATGCGTCCCGGTCCACTAGGCCGATTTGGACGATTTGGCGGTAAGTACGTACCTGAAACTTTAATGCCCGCGCTAAGTGAGCTAGAAGCAGCTTATCAGCAGTACCGCAACGAGCCTAACTTCCAACTTGAACTGCAAAACCTGATGCGGGATTATGTGGGAAGACCCAGCCCTCTGTACTTTGCTGAACGGTTAACTGCTCACTATGCTAGACCTGATGGCGCTGGTCTGCAAATTTACCTCAAACGCGAAGACTTAAACCATACGGGTGCTCACAAAATTAATAACGCTTTAGCTCAGGCGCTATTAGCAAAGCGAATGGGTAAGCAGCGCATTATTGCTGAGACGGGAGCAGGTCAGCACGGTGTTGCCACCGCAACGGTTTGTGCTCGCTTTGGTTTAGAATGCGTCATCTACATGGGCATCCATGATATGGAGCGGCAAGCGCTCAACGTGTTCCGGATGCGGCTGATGGGGGCAGAAGTCCGTCCAGTGGAGGCAGGAACAGGAACGCTGAAGGATGCCACTTCCGAGGCGATTCGGGACTGGGTAACCAACGTGGAAACGACTCACTACATCCTTGGTTCCGTTGCCGGACCCCATCCCTACCCCATGATGGTGCGTGACTTCCATGCTGTGATTGGACAGGAAACTCGCGCTCAGTGTCAGGAAAAATGGGGAGGGTTACCAGATATTCTCCTGGCATGTGTAGGCGGTGGTTCCAATGCGATCGGACTCTTTCACGAATTTGTAGATGAACCAACAGTGCGTCTAATTGGGGTTGAGGCGGCGGGTGAAGGCGTTGACTCCGAAAAGCATGCAGCGACCTTGACGCAAGGAAGAGTTGGTGTTTTACACGGTGCTATGAGCTACCTATTACAGGATGAAGATGGTCAGGTAGTTGAGGCGCATTCTATTAGCGCTGGGTTGGATTATCCCGGTGTTGGTCCTGAACATAGCTATTTGAAAGACATCGGTCGCGCCGAATACTATAGCGTCACCGATCAGCAGGCTTTAGAGGCATTTCACGGTCTGTCGCAACTAGAAGGGATTATTCCCGCTCTAGAAACAGCGCATGCGATCGCCTATCTAGAAACTCTCTGTCCGCAACTAACTGGCAGTCCACGCATTGTCATCAACTGCTCTGGGCGTGGTGATAAGGATGTGCAGACCGTTGCCAAGTTAGGGGTTAGGGGTTAGGGGCGAGGGGCGAGGAAGAGGACGCGGTGACGCGGTGACGCGGTGACGTAGAGGAATTTCTTCCCCTGCTCCCCCTGCTTCCCCTAACAGGCAAATTAGATGTTTAACAGCTTAATGAGGGACTTTAATTATGATCGTGGTTATGAAGAGCGGCTCTCCAGAAGCTGAGGTTATTCGCCTGATCCAAGAATTACGCACTTGGGGGGTGACACCCGAAAAAATCGTTGGGAAACATAAGGTTTTACTGGGTTTAGTGGGTAATACGGCTGAATTAGATCCATTGCAACTGCAAGAACTTAGCCCCTGGATTGAAAAGGTACTGCGGGTTGAGAAACCCTTTAAGCGAGTCAGCCGTGATTTTCGTCATGGTGAGGCGAGTGATGTGGTGGTACCTACCCCGAACGGAGCTGTTCATTTTGGCGAACACCATCCACTGGTCATTTTGGCAGGTCCTTGCTCAGTTGAAAATGAAGAAATGATCGTGGAGACGGCACGACGAGTTAAGGCAGCAGGAGCACAATTTCTGCGGGGAGGTGCCTACAAGCCTCGCACATCGCCCTATGCTTTTCAAGGTCATGGGGAAAGCGCCCTGGGTTTGCTGGCAGCAGCACGTGAAGCAACAGGTCTAGGCATCATTACTGAACTGATGGATGCCGCTGACTTGGAAAAATTAGCTGAAGTGGCGGATATTATCCAGATAGGTGCCCGCAATATGCAGAATTTCTCTCTCCTGAAGAAGGTGGGGGCGCAGGATAAACCAGTCCTGTTGAAGCGGGGAATGTCCGCCACGATTGAAGAATGGCTAATGGCAGCTGAGTATCTCTTGGCAGCTGGAAACCCGAATGTAATTCTCTGTGAGCGAGGTATCCGCACTTTCGATCAACGCTACGCTCGGAATACTCTGGACTTGTCAGTGATCCCTGTGTTGCGATCGCTCACACATTTACCAATTATGATCGACCCCAGCCATGGTACAGGCAGAGCCGAGTATGTGCCTTCTATGGCAATGGCAGCGATCGCGGCGGGGACAGACTCCCTGATGATTGAGGTACACCCCAATCCCGCTAAAGCCTTGTCTGACGGTCCGCAATGCCTGACTCCAGAGCGGTTCGATTGCTTGATGCAGGAAATGGCAGTGATTGGTAAAGTCATGAATCGCTGGGCTCAACCCGCACCAGTCTTGGTCTAAACTAGAGAACGTGATTATGGAACTATCGATACCACGTACACGGGTTCAGGCTCGCGAGGTGATGGATTACCTCTTATCGGGCAACGCTGAGCACGCTCAGATCGTCAACTTTCTTCAGACTCGCCCTATTACTGATGCCCGACCGGAAGAGCTACTAGGATATCGTGATGTACTCTGGGAAAGAAGGCGGAAAGCAGACTTTGGTCACGTCGATCTCGATATAGTTGGTACTGGAGGAGTTCGACGCCCACGCTACAACGTTTCTACAACCGTCGCGTTTATCGCTGCTGCCCTTGGCATTCGCGTTGCTAAACATGGTAACCGAGGTTCAGTCAAGCCTAATGGGTCTTTTGATTTACTAGAAATATTAGGTATCTCCCTTTCTACGCTCACAGCACGCTCAGTTGAGAGTTTACAAACCACGGGGCTAACTTTTCTATTTGCGCGTGACTGGCATCCTGCTTTTGGTGCGATCGCCGCCGCACGAGCTCAGGTAGGAAAACCTACCGTCTTTAATTTGCTAGGACCTTTACTCAATCCCAGTCAGCCAGCTCATCAGTTGGTTGGCTGTAGCAACCCAACAGTTGCTCGCGTCATCGCTGAAGCTTTATCGGAACTCGGAGTGCGAGCGTTGGTAGTGACTGGTTCGGATGGTCTCGATGAAATTACTCTAGCAGGTAGTTCTCAACTAATCGAGGTCAAAGAATCTCACATCACTACCAGACAGATAATGCCTGAAGATGTCGGCATGACAACTGTGCAAGAATCAGATATTGCCGGAGGAGATGCTACAGCTAATGCCGCTGATTTCCTAGCTATAGTTGGTGGACAGGGGCGCAGCCACTTGGTTGACCTCGTAGTGTTGAACGCAGCATTTGCATTGTCTTTAGTCAAGCCTTACAGTTTGGAGCAGGCAATTAGTACCATCCGTACAGCCTTGGCAGATGGCACTGTCGAAGAATTTTTTCGGGACTTCCGGAATGTAGTGACCGAACAGAAGGTTCCTGTTGTATAACTTTAGCTAGACAAGCTTGAATAAAATATCCAGCTGCGAAACCTGATGAAAGCGACGAACCCGGAAGCAATCAGACTGATACAAAACCCGTCATTGTGGTTACTAGCGATCGCAGGCGGTTTAATCGCAATTGACCTCAGCTTGAGCTGGAGAAGCGCCCCAGACTTAAGCCAACTGAGTATGAGCTTGCTGTGTTGGGGAGCAGTCCTATCTCTGTTATGGGAAAAGCGGCACAGCTTAAATCTAGAAAGCGATCTATTCTCAAGCGGATTAGGTCTGTTACTGATTGGATTTGTCCTACTCAGAAGCTTGCTGATGACCAGTTTTGACTCAGTGTTTGAACTGTTACCACTGATTTCTGGGATAGGTTTAGCCCTAGTGGCATCGGGATTCAAGCGCTTAGGGCAATATCGGCAGGAACTGCTAATTATCTTGGCGTTGAATATACCAATCGGATTAGTAATTAACCGAATTGAACTGCTATCTAATGCCACAGCGAAGTTTGCTACGATGCTATTGACTTACTGTGGAGTGGAAGTCTATCGCCAAGGAATAAATATCTTCATTCCCCCCAGCGGTGCGGTCGAGGTAGCAGCGGGATGTTCCGGTTGGGAGACCATTTTCCCACTGTTGCAATTATCAGTACTGTTTTTAGTCATGTTTCCTACTGGCTTAATCGCCAAAATCTGCGTGCCACTGATGGCAGTGAGTATCGCATTTATTGTTAATGGAGTGCGAGTAGCAATCATGGCACTGTTGGTGGCGTATTCGACTCAGGAAACATTTGAATACTGGCATCTGGGAACTGGCTCTCAGATATTTTTTCTGATAGCTACCCTGATGTTCGGTTGTGTTTGTTACGTAGTCAGCCAAAATGCTCACCCGGCTCGTCAAGACCACAGGGAGTTATCTGAGTCATGAGCTGGTGGAAACAACTGCGGCTACCGTTGTTGATGCTCACATTTGCAAATGTAGTGTTTGTGTTGGGACAGTCAATACTTGACCCGAACATTGGCAAGCGGAGGTTCACCGCCTTTGAGTTTCCGGCTGTAGTTCCCTTACCATCCTGGCAGCTAGTTGCAACTCAGCCGCTAGCCAATCAAATTGTGGAGCAACCTCCCATCGGCACGGTAGTCTTTCCTGGCAGGCAGTATCACTATCGCTATCAGGGGCAGCCGTTAGAGATCAACATGCGCTATGAGCTAGAAACTGATGGGGATGTGCAGCAAAGTACAACCAAAAATACAGCGATTCAATTTTTGCCTAATCAGCCAGCGGTAGTGATGCGGCAGCAAGCGAGCGGCTTTTATGGTTTATTTGTCTATCAGCAGCGAGCTTATCTGAATGCGTGTATTAATCCTCGCGGCGGCACGACTGTGACTCCAGCCCAGTTTGACGCCAACCGAATGCGATACGATCTGCAGTTGACGCGTTTACTGCCGTGGCTGTTGGGGCAGCAGGGGTTGCGTGATAACCGTTGTCTGTGGACACAGATGTCTGTACCCTTACAACAGTCTTCTCCTCAGGCTGCTTTTGGCATCCTAGAACAAGCGTGGTTTGACTGGCATCAGTGGTGGCAGCCTCGCTTTCCCCACTTATAAATTAATAGTGAGTATTTACCAATCCAAAATCCAAAATCCAAAATGGTATGAGTTCAATACTAAGGTTTGGCTGGCGTGAAACAATTAAATAACAAGGAATGGTCATTCGAGCCACTGTTTCGAGTAGCCGGCTATGCTCTGTTGGCTTTGTCACTACTAGATCTGATTGAGGTTTTTGTCCCCCCGCGCTTTGGAAATCCTACTTGGGAACTTCAGCTAGTCAATAATCTGGTGGAGCGAGCACCTGTACCGTTATTAGGACTCGTGTTAGTCTTAGTCGGAGAACAAAGGTTTCGGATTTTCAAGTTCTTATCCTGGGCTTGTCTAGCGGTTGGACTGTTGTTTCTGTTACTAGTGCCTTTAGCTGCCAATTCCAGCTTCTTAATTGCTCAGCAAAACAAACTGGAAATCAGTAACCAACTCAATCAACGGACTGCTCAAGTTCAGCAATTACGGAACGTACTGAACCAAGCTACGACAGATAAAGAGATTAATTCTGTTTTGACCCGCCTCAACCCTCAAGGTCGTTTACCAGAAAGTAATAATCCTCAGCAATCAAAAAGCCAACTGCTTTCAGAACTAGCTCAAGGTGAGAAGAGACTGAAGAACCAAGCTGAAGCTAATCGAGCAAGTAGAGAGCTAACTGTACTCAAAAATGCCGTCAAATTAAGTCTAGGAACCTTATTTTCTGGTGCTGTATTTCTCCTAATTTGGCGTAAGACTGGCAATGTGCTAAAAGTTAGCAAACAAAGAAGTAGGACATACTATAGCAATTCTAACTAAGTTGTGAGATGTGGAATGGGCATCTTGCCTGTGTAGGCTGGAAGCCTGCCCCACAAATCAAATTAGATTGCTATAAGTAAGATAAAAATAATTGACAATTCAATCAAAAGATTATTCATTTGCAACCGCACTTAAATCTCATAAGCTTCTTTTGAGAGTGTAACGCTTATTCCAGTTCAGGTCTTGCCCTCAAATTTCTTGGGTTGTTCACTCTGTAGAGCAGCCCATACTTTTTTGTTAGTTTTGCTTTACTGATAGAATCTAGCCCTCATTTTCTAGGAATATGTACCTGAACTTCTAAACATCAAAACAAATCAGGTGTCAATTTATATTTTTGACTTCTCTTTGTAGATGATTTCTTTTACTAGCAATAGGAGGATTATTTCTAATGGAAACGTTTGATTTTGAAACCCTCAATTCATCTGATGGTGGCAACACAGATAGTGGTGAAGGTAACGCCTCTGCTGGTGCTAACGATCTAATTCGGCAATCACCTTTTGGTCCTTTGTTAGATCTCCCTGGAGTTGATGGTCCAGAAGATATCTTCGGTAACGTTGGTATTCCAGATAGTGGCGAGAGCAATCCCTTTGAGGGTGGTAGTGGCGACAATCCCGTTGCTGGCGGTGGCGACTTACCCTATGGTGGTAATCCCTTCGCAGGTGACAACTTCTGGAATATCTTCGCTGGTGGAGTGAATCCGGCTGATACTAGCTCCTTTGGTGGCGGTAGCAATTCTGCTAATGGCAGTAATGGCTCTAGTGGTGGTGGCGACAATCCCTTCGCAGGTGGAAGCAATCCCCTTGTAGGTGGTGGCAGCCCCTTTGCAAGTAATAACGGCAACACCTCTAATCAGGATGAGAACGATGACCTGCTCAATGGTGGCTTAAGTCAAAGCTTGGAGGGTGATACTGGCAACAACCAACTCTATGCTGATATTAACTCCCTGATCAACCAAATCCGTAATGATTTCCTTGAGCAAATCAGCAGCGGTTGGAATTTTGACCAGCAGACATTCACTCAAGGGATTGGCACGAGTGACAGTAATGCTCTGAATAATACTTTCAACGCTGATCAGCTCTTGCCATTCCCTACAGGAAATGAAGCCGATACCACCACGAGTTCTGATTTGACTAGCGTAGCCTAAACTTCGAAGGCTGGTGATATTTTCTAGGCAACCGTATTGCACCCTACGAAGCAATTCTTTTGGTAGAGGTCAGGAAAAACAGCAGCAATTACTTTGCTAAATATACGGTGCACGGGTGGGAGAAGGTCTCAAGCAAAGCAAAGAACAAAATATTTAGTGACCGAAGCGATTTTGGATTTTAGATTTGGGATTTTGGATTAGGGTTGATCTGTTTAAATCCGGGTTGTGTTGCAAAAATCGGAGCGGCAAATAGTAGGGTGGGAAATTGCGTGAGTTTATTCCTGTTTCCATGTCTAAATCAAATGCGTTAAGGACAAATTAAAGGAGTAGAGAGAGCCGTTCCAAAACGGGTCAAGTTTATAGCTAAAATTTTTGGAGTAGCTGCATAATTAATTCCCGCATCCTCGGTGATTTTTGTTCTCAAAGATTTTGCAACAAAACTTACAATTTTGCCATAAAAGCGATGCATCCCAACGCTAACTTCGTATAGGGTGGGATGCATCGCTGGTTTAAGTTAAAACAAAAGAAAAGCCCCAGTACTCTTTATACTGGGGTAATTGAAGTTAAACATTCCTGATGCGGGTTGTTGAAGTTCTTCTGCCAGCTGCAGTAATAATGTCTGGGGATGGAATGTTCAAGCCTGCTCTAAAATCTGCTCAACTGTCAGCTGTAACTCGCTAAACGTAGGAGAGATAATGCGGGTGCTGCCAGTAAAAGATTGCGCTTGATATCTATCATCAACCAGCTGATAAACAAAAACTGTTGCCACTTTGGGATTGCCCAGATATGCTCTGGAGGCGATCACTAGATAATTCACAATCCAGTATTCTCGAATGCCTGAGCGTTGATCCTCGGAAAGCTTATCGACGTAATCATCTTCAATTGGTTGATACCACCTCGACCGCTAGCTGGAGGGGTTCTCGCAGGGCAGAAGAGGCAAGGGGATTAGATCGCCAAATCGTCCCAGCTCATCACGCTAACATCGGGATGCCGCCCTTGTTCTCTACCTGTCTCGGTGCGAGTTGCGATCGCACTTCTGTCTGTAACCTTATAGTTGCTGACTTAGTGACTCTAGCTCTTGCACTCCAGCATAAATGGTCGCCCGTGACATACCCGTTGCCTCTGCCACGCGACTCACGCCTCCCCACCCCATACTCCTCGCTTCAACCGCTGCCCAAATTCTGCGAGTGCGTTCGTCCATGTAATATCATGTCCGCTGAAATGACCGTAATATCTCTCCCTCACCCCCTGCCCCTCTCCCAAGCTTGGGAGAGGGGTGCCGAAGGCGGGGTGAGGGCTACTAAATTATGGGCAATTAACCGGATTTGATATAAGGGGACAAAGTGGCATACTTGGCTTCAATGGTTTCGAGCAGTTCAGCTTGAGACATTTGCGAGTACTTCAGACCGGTTAACTGACATTCTCGCTCCAATGCATTAACTTGTATAACTT
This window of the Chroococcidiopsis sp. CCMEE 29 genome carries:
- the crtA gene encoding cyanoexosortase A, whose translation is MKATNPEAIRLIQNPSLWLLAIAGGLIAIDLSLSWRSAPDLSQLSMSLLCWGAVLSLLWEKRHSLNLESDLFSSGLGLLLIGFVLLRSLLMTSFDSVFELLPLISGIGLALVASGFKRLGQYRQELLIILALNIPIGLVINRIELLSNATAKFATMLLTYCGVEVYRQGINIFIPPSGAVEVAAGCSGWETIFPLLQLSVLFLVMFPTGLIAKICVPLMAVSIAFIVNGVRVAIMALLVAYSTQETFEYWHLGTGSQIFFLIATLMFGCVCYVVSQNAHPARQDHRELSES
- a CDS encoding cyanoexosortase A system-associated protein, which translates into the protein MSWWKQLRLPLLMLTFANVVFVLGQSILDPNIGKRRFTAFEFPAVVPLPSWQLVATQPLANQIVEQPPIGTVVFPGRQYHYRYQGQPLEINMRYELETDGDVQQSTTKNTAIQFLPNQPAVVMRQQASGFYGLFVYQQRAYLNACINPRGGTTVTPAQFDANRMRYDLQLTRLLPWLLGQQGLRDNRCLWTQMSVPLQQSSPQAAFGILEQAWFDWHQWWQPRFPHL
- the aroF gene encoding 3-deoxy-7-phosphoheptulonate synthase; translation: MIVVMKSGSPEAEVIRLIQELRTWGVTPEKIVGKHKVLLGLVGNTAELDPLQLQELSPWIEKVLRVEKPFKRVSRDFRHGEASDVVVPTPNGAVHFGEHHPLVILAGPCSVENEEMIVETARRVKAAGAQFLRGGAYKPRTSPYAFQGHGESALGLLAAAREATGLGIITELMDAADLEKLAEVADIIQIGARNMQNFSLLKKVGAQDKPVLLKRGMSATIEEWLMAAEYLLAAGNPNVILCERGIRTFDQRYARNTLDLSVIPVLRSLTHLPIMIDPSHGTGRAEYVPSMAMAAIAAGTDSLMIEVHPNPAKALSDGPQCLTPERFDCLMQEMAVIGKVMNRWAQPAPVLV
- a CDS encoding anthranilate synthase, with amino-acid sequence MTFDSHCYKTRGGILVSRSITEVMMDTALEEILLCLNSQRGGLLASSYEYPGRYKRWAIGFINPPLELATRDRSFTLTALNERGTVMLPYLAECLSKQSQLQAVTLEQDCITGNVKPTEQLFSEEERSKQPSVFTIVRNILHTFYSTEDEHLGLYGAFGYDLVFQFESMPKVHQRPIDQRDLVLYLPDELVIVDYYVQRAFRFQYEFETEHGSTRELPRTGEYINYQGKCSTPTQPSDHTSGEYAELVRKALSYFRRGDLFEVVPSQTFFEACAEPPAKLFQMLQQLNPSPYGFIFNFGGEYLIGASPEMFVRVEGRRVETCPISGTIGRGQDAIEDADQIRQLLNSRKDEAELTMCTDVDRNDKSRICEPGSVQVIGRRQIELYSHLIHTVDHVEGLLRSEFDALDAFLSHTWAVTVTGAPKRAAMQFIEQHEHSARRWYGGAAGRLTFNGNLNTGLILRTIRLKDSIAEVRVGATVLYDSVPEAEERETLTKAAALFQTIHHAKQTSSTTLSNNSGLGDRVDDSNIRKHVLLIDYEDSFVHTLANYIRQTGATVTTLRHGFSEAVFDTECPDLVVLSPGPGRPSDFHVPETVAACIRRQIPIFGVCLGLQGIVEAFKGELGILSYPQHGKPSRVFVTDPESTLFQGLPQSFEVGRYHSLFALPDRLPPELKVTAISHDDVIMGIEHQTLPIAAVQFHPESIMTLAGAVGLAIIKNVLRTYAKASNSAQQLPAQKDTSSSNTDFSDLLFTK
- the trpA gene encoding tryptophan synthase subunit alpha; translated protein: MTAISHCFKSLRDRRQCALIPFITAGDPDLETTAAALQVLDRHGADLIELGVPYSDPLADGPVIQAAATRALQKGTRLESVLEMLQAVSPSLQAPVILFTYYNPILYRGIEQFFKQIASAGVRGLVVPDLPLEEADELIQAAAAWGIEVILLVAPTSSKERIEAIARQSQGFIYLVSVTGVTGMRSQLQLRVKDLLIDLRNITDKPIGIGFGISGSEQAHQARDWGADAVIVGSAFVKRLADGTSTQGLQAVEALCRDLKAAITQKGSGVRGQGF
- the trpB gene encoding tryptophan synthase subunit beta gives rise to the protein MRPGPLGRFGRFGGKYVPETLMPALSELEAAYQQYRNEPNFQLELQNLMRDYVGRPSPLYFAERLTAHYARPDGAGLQIYLKREDLNHTGAHKINNALAQALLAKRMGKQRIIAETGAGQHGVATATVCARFGLECVIYMGIHDMERQALNVFRMRLMGAEVRPVEAGTGTLKDATSEAIRDWVTNVETTHYILGSVAGPHPYPMMVRDFHAVIGQETRAQCQEKWGGLPDILLACVGGGSNAIGLFHEFVDEPTVRLIGVEAAGEGVDSEKHAATLTQGRVGVLHGAMSYLLQDEDGQVVEAHSISAGLDYPGVGPEHSYLKDIGRAEYYSVTDQQALEAFHGLSQLEGIIPALETAHAIAYLETLCPQLTGSPRIVINCSGRGDKDVQTVAKLGVRG
- the trpD gene encoding anthranilate phosphoribosyltransferase, giving the protein MELSIPRTRVQAREVMDYLLSGNAEHAQIVNFLQTRPITDARPEELLGYRDVLWERRRKADFGHVDLDIVGTGGVRRPRYNVSTTVAFIAAALGIRVAKHGNRGSVKPNGSFDLLEILGISLSTLTARSVESLQTTGLTFLFARDWHPAFGAIAAARAQVGKPTVFNLLGPLLNPSQPAHQLVGCSNPTVARVIAEALSELGVRALVVTGSDGLDEITLAGSSQLIEVKESHITTRQIMPEDVGMTTVQESDIAGGDATANAADFLAIVGGQGRSHLVDLVVLNAAFALSLVKPYSLEQAISTIRTALADGTVEEFFRDFRNVVTEQKVPVV
- the trpC gene encoding indole-3-glycerol phosphate synthase TrpC, producing the protein MQLRRRPPTSSLAAIALNYQGAATGDRPRHILEEIVWHKEQEVAQMWEQMPLADLQHQVNNASSPRNFLVALQQSPIRPSLIAEVKKASPSKGVIRADFDPVKIAQAYERGGAACLSVLTDQKFFQGSFDNLRAIRQNVSLPLLCKEFIIDPYQIYLARATGADAVLLIAAILSNKDLQQFLQIIHSLGMNALVEVHTLAELDRVLALSDVRLVGINNRNLENFTVNLGTTQQLMAKRREQLHRLNITVVSESGVHTPAELALVAEAGADAVLVGESLVKQPDLEQAVLSLRLNDEC